From the genome of Vicia villosa cultivar HV-30 ecotype Madison, WI linkage group LG2, Vvil1.0, whole genome shotgun sequence, one region includes:
- the LOC131650814 gene encoding uncharacterized protein LOC131650814, with protein MGHLHFALGFSLLLLLTNVSAAPPLPSTISPAKIVNGFLSNAVPAFTKWVFSLKPTTKKAVAGKSMMKFESGYTVETVFDGSKLGIEPYAVEVLSNGELLVLDSANSNIYKISSSLSLYSRPKLVAGSAEGYSGHVDGRLREARMNHPKGITVDDRGNIYVADIMNMAIRKISDSGVTTIAGGKLSRGGGHVDGPSEEAKFSNDFDVVYVGSSCSLLVIDRGNQAIREIQLRFDDCAYQYESGFPLGIAMLVGAGFFGYMLALLQRRLSTIVASQDVTHAEGQVMSGISPNPYQKPLKYVRPPLIPSEDESYKQEEGLFGSIGKLLTNAGASVVEIMGFKKKPHSYEFQRQPLFHQPEKQVNGWPVQESFVIPNEDEPPSIDPRTPTPKKTYPFMSKDAEKMQQLWQGRAFYNGWDGDLQHHQQQQQQQQQQQQQKHLYSGWEGDLQQQQQQKHLYSGWDGDLQQQQLQKHHYRHQYLSSVAHTFYEQSREETNEIVFGAVQEQDKESAVIKPLDYGDCLYDHHNMRSRISSIGYIPKY; from the exons AAATCGTTAATGGGTTTCTCTCAAATGCTGTTCCTGCTTTCACCAAATGGGTCTTCTCTCTTAAACCAACCACCAAAAAAG CGGTTGCTGGGAAGTCAATGATGAAATTTGAGAGTGGATATACTGTGGAAACTGTGTTTGATGGAAGCAAGCTTGGAATTGAGCCTTATGCAGTTGAGGTTTTGTCTAATGGAGAGCTTCTGGTTTTGGATTCGGCTAATAGTAACATTTATAAGATCTCATCTTCACTTTCGTTGT ATAGCAGACCAAAACTAGTAGCGGGATCGGCTGAAGGATATTCGGGACATGTTGATGGAAGATTAAGAGAGGCTAGGATGAATCACCCGAAGGGGATTACAGTTGATGACCGAGGAAATATCTATGTTGCAGATATTATGAATATGGCTATTAGGAAAATTAGCGACTCAG GGGTCACAACAATTGCGGGAGGAAAATTAAGCCGTGGAGGGGGGCATGTTGATGGACCAAGTGAAGAGGCTAAGTTCTCTAATGACTTTGATGTGGTTTATGTTGGAAGTAGTTGTTCTCTACTTGTTATTGACAGGGGAAATCAAGCCATTCGGGAGATCCAACTGCGCTTTGATGACTGTGCTTATCAATACGAAAGTGGATTTCCACTTG GAATTGCAATGCTTGTTGGAGCTGGCTTCTTTGGTTATATGCTGGCATTGCTGCAGCGCCGACTAAGTACAATTGTCGCATCTCAAGATGTGACTCAT GCTGAGGGCCAAGTAATGTCGGGCATTTCACCGAATCCATACCAAAAGCCATTGAAATATGTCAGGCCTCCTTTGATTCCATCTGAAGATGAATCCTATAAGCAAGAAGAAGGTCTCTTTGGATCCATTGGGAAGCTTCTTACCAACGCCGGGGCATCAGTAGTGGAAATAATGGGTTTCAAGAAAAAACCGCATAGCTACGAATTTCAAAGGCAACCCTTATTTCATCAACCTGAAAAGCAAGTAAATGGTTGGCCTGTGCAAGAAAGTTTTGTAATTCCAAACGAAGATGAGCCTCCTTCTATTGACCCGAGAACTCCAACCCCTaagaaaacatatcctttcatGTCTAAAGATGCCGAAAAAATGCAACAACTGTGGCAAGGTCGAGCTTTCTATAATGGATGGGACGGAGATCTTCAACATCATCAACAgcagcagcagcaacaacaacaacaacaacaacaaaaacatctctaTAGTGGATGGGAAGGCGACCttcagcagcaacaacaacaaaaacatctgtACAGTGGATGGGATGGAGATCTTCAACAGCAACAACTGCAAAAACATCATTATCGTCACCAGTATCTTTCTTCAGTCGCTCACACTTTCTATGAGCAAAGTCGCGAGGAAACCAATGAGATCGTATTTGGTGCAGTGCAGGAACAAGATAAGGAGTCTGCAGTTATCAAGCCTTTAGATTATGGCGATTGTCTCTATGATCATCACAATATGCGGTCTCGAATCAGTTCCATTGGTTACATCCCAAAGTACTGA